Within Limanda limanda chromosome 1, fLimLim1.1, whole genome shotgun sequence, the genomic segment TAAGGATTATTTGAAATATTGATCTGCAGGTTATTTTCATCATCAATCGGCTCTTTAAACATGAATATCTCTGACTCACTGATAAAGCTACACCATTGGTCAACTGCATGTCATGTGACTAGCCACAGTTTGTTGGAGTTTTTCCATTGGCCGTTGCTCTCTTGAACTAAATCGACAACTTCAAATAAGTTCTGAAGTTTGATGTTTGCTGACGACATTCACCTTAACGTCCCCGTGTTCATAAAAGTTCTTCTACCGATGAAACTTTTGAGAGAATCCTCATTTCAGTGACTCTGaacatgtttttactttataaaaatccatatttctgtttcttctctcgTAGTCGTTCCAGTCTGAACGCAAATTTCGAGGAGACGGTTCCTTTGAACTGCGACGGGCCGCACATCACCGCCGCTGTCATCAGCATGCCAACGCCGCCTGGCACCAAGACCGTAGGTGACGGATCAACGGGCTCTGCCAACGACTCCCAGGGCAACATCGTGCGGGTGTCAGCGCTCTAGAtaactcctccccccccctccaacatGGACAAATGATCTAGCCAGCAGAAGAACGACAGGTTCAGGGTACTCGGCACCACCCTGACTGAGATGACAAGTTAGGTGTCCACACTAGAAGTGACTGGTTAGCTCAACGTTATCCACGCAGAAGAGAACGTGAACCTGAACGCGCTCGGCTGACTCCACCTCCGATCACACAGCAGTGCCGAACAGAGTAGAAATTGTAGCACGGCTGATAAAATTGTCTCTTTCTGATTTTAAATCGTTATGGTCGTTATTTTTTCAGTCTGATTTATTCGATTTATTTCTCTCGAAATTCAAGTTTAAATGAGACGTCCCCATTTTGGGAAGTTCGCCGTTAACCATCGTAACATATCTAAGCTAGCATAGCACAAAGAAACTGCAAGCCTCTCTCAACGATTCAAACCTAACCAAAGAAAAAGTCACGGTCTTTCCTCGTAATGGGAATGAAGATAATTTTAACACGTTGTTTTGTCCTTAATGTCTCAGACTCTTTATCTGACGAAGGacttaaatgtcttccacagttaaaaaacacatctctttttCTACTCATGTGAAAAATTATCATAATCAAATATGTAAAATCTGAAAGTCTGAAATCTGGTTAAATCAgatttgtctgtttcagtctCAGGAGAAAATACCTGAGAACAGGAAGTCACTGTCACGATCTTGATCCCTAACATGGACCAAAAGTCTAGAGGTTCTTAATAAACTGGATTGATCTTTTATTATAAGAACACATACGtttaaaacagtaaatatgTGGTTGTGAAAATTCAACCTaatgaattaaatataaaaccttGAAGTAACATTAATGAACCTGAACGTCATCGATGTCCACAGTGAGCATGTTGAAGCCGGCCTGTCCCAGCAGGTTtcaacatgttatttcatgtgtacatcaacacattttaattccagatttgatattttatctttttttttaaatttaatttgtatttatttaattttaattatactatttatatgttttgatattaatttattcacattttaatcaattcttatgtatttttttatttatttatgtttaatttgtttcttattttatttgtataacttTCTGAATATTCGACTGATTCAAAAAgtgtatttaatatttgttcCATAAGTTAAACAGAGTTCTGGATCAGATCCTTAACGTGTTCATGTTACGCTTTAACTAATTAACATGTTTGCGTGTTAATAACAATGAATTTGGTTTCACAGTTTGATGTTCAgagtcagtgtgtctgtgtgtgtgtgtctgtgtgtcacagCCGACAGTCCTCCACTCTgatcaacacaaacaataacacaaacctCAACACAAACGTCAGAAAAAACgttaacacaaacatcatcacaaacaACCCAAACAATGATGTCAGAAGAAAAgtatttatattatatgtttgtaaacaggagctgctgtgtatctttgtttatcttatttacatgttatttatttgcatcatgttgtttttgtttgaagtTTAAATCATTTGTCAGATGCTGTTCTCTCATGATAGAGCTAATGAATGAATaagtgaatgaatgagtgaatgaatgagtgagtgaataagtgagtgagtgaattggtgagtgagtgaatgagtgaatgaatgagtgagtgagtgagtgagtgagtgagtgagtgagtgagtgaatgagtgagtgagtgaatgaatgagtgagtgagtgagtgagtgagtgagtgagtgagtgagtgaatgaatgagtgagtgaatttgtgaatgaatgattgagtgaatgagtgaattggtgagtgaatgaatgagtgagtgagtaaatgaatgagtgaatgagtgaatgaatgagtgagtcagtgaatgagtgaatgactgagtgagtgaatatatgaatgaatgaaggagTAAGTGGAtgactgaatgaatgagtgagtgaatgaatgattgaatgagtgagtgaatgaatgaatgattgaatgcatgagtgaatgagtgagtgaatgagtgaatgaatgattgaatgcatgagtgaatgaatgagtgaatgagtTAGTGAATGAATGAGTAggtgaatgaatgagtgagtgagtgattgagtgagtgagtgaatgagtgagtgagtgagtgaatatcatgtcaattttatttatatagcacatttaaaactacTTGCttgacaaagtgctttacatgtGTAATGGTTCAGCAAAAGGACAGTAAAAATGTAATACATCAAAATGCAAGtaatacaattaaaataaaatgattaatgtaaaataataaaaaaatacaatataagaTATACgttaagataaataaaatcagCTGCGATGAAACGTACTGGAGGAGGGACCTGGGACAACAGGTTATCAAATATGATAACCTCCGTcttattgttgtttaatttgaGGAAGTTTGAATCCATCCATATGATGTCTTAGTTTTATTGTTCAGGTGCAAGTATATTTTAATGTCTGCAAAGCAGTGAAAGgagacaatattttttttttaattgatgctagggggggggggggggacagggccTAGAACGGATCCTTGAGGTAACCCACATGAAAGTGGAGACGTCCCAGAGGAATCGTTCCCAAGGTGGACAGAGAAACTCTGATCTGTTACGACTCAAACCTGGGTGCTGCACTGAATGAGTGAGTGAACAGATGAATATGTGAACAGGTGAATGACTGAACAGATGAATGACTGAACCCTTAGTATTTGTCCTCAGAGGTTGAACCAGGTCACTTTTCTCTCAGACTTTAACCATGTGACCTTCTGAGATTTTCAACGTCACATCTTGATAAAATAAGACAAACGATCTCAGCTGATCACGTTTGATCGAGCTGGATTCAAATTGTTTCACAGAACTAAAGATTTTTCAGAGAATATTTTGTGGACGACTGAAACCGGAAGAACTTTCACTTTTAACAACTAGATCTCATCTCACAGCTGGAACGTTAAATGACAGATTCTtcgttgtttatttttttaaatgataaacacCGGAATGTTCAGGTCCAAGCTAAAAAGGACCGTGCGTCACCGTCACTGCTCCACACAAATGTTATTAATGTCAGAAACTGAATTATGCAAACAtcgtttttctgtctctttttcagtGGGAAACAGGAAGAAAGTATAAAAACTGATTTGTTGATTTTTGGAAGTAAAAAACGTTTTTGATTATATTATTGATGATGATTATGTGCACATGTGCTGTCGTTGTTCTTTGGTGTGAATCACAtcttgttttattaaatcagGCGTGGAGTGCAAATAAAACATGGTCTCATGTAAACGCTAAACACGACTGAGTGTTCAATTCAGACCCCGAACCTCACACCCCACcagaaactgtgtgtgacagTCACTGTTATTGAAGTATTTCTCAGGTCCtactttcattgtttttatgttttgaattcagttttttaattGTCAAAATTTCTAgtaaatttgatatattattgCTTTACAATTTTATATTTCAGATTCTTCACAGTCAAAATATTTGATCTTAAATTATATGTCTGAATTGAATCAACAAACTCTAACCTGAAtttatgaaaacattatttaaacttatttcacattaatatttgtttatttattattcatttgattttgtCAATAATTTTTCAATTATGGATCCTTGTAGTGGATCTATAAACGGTCTGAAATTAAACCTCGGAAACGTTCAAGCTCCACACTGACACACTAACACCACCCTGCCCGTCCGAGTCTGGTAAAGAAATCAAACGTCCATGTTCTGTCGACTTAGTGTCGTTGTgctttaaactttgttttattttccagtgaGAAAAATAACTCAGACACAAAAGTATGAAACATCAACATCACACATGTTctcatataaaacacaaatctgcTGATCCCTCACATAGGAACCGCTCAGGTTATTGAGAACGTCTGGAGAACAGAGGTGGTTCCATCAAGAGGAGCCACGATCTGTCCTGGTTCCTACGAATCAGCTCAGGGTTACTTTAAAGGgacaatgtttttgtctttgtttcaacaacatgttcctgacgtCTTCAcaacgtgttcctgacgtgctCACAACGTGTTCCTAACGTGTTCCAGACGTGTTCcatcctgacgtgttcctgacgtctTCACGATGTGTTCccgacgtgttcctgacgtgttcctgatgtgttcctgaCATCTTCacgacgtgttcctgacgtgttcctgacgtctTCACAACGTGTTCCTGACGTCTTAAcaacgtgttcctgacgtggtCACAACGTGTTCCTAACGTGTTgcagacgtgttcctgacgtgttcctgacgtctTCACAACGTGTTCCTGAAGTCTTCACAACGTGTTCCTGACGTCTTCACAACGTGTTCCTAACGTGTTgcagacgtgttcctgacgtgttcctgacgtgttccccgacgtgttcctgacgtgttacTGACGTCTTCacgacgtgttcctgacgtgttcctgacgtgttcctgacgtctTCAcaacgtgttcctgacgtgttcctgacgtcttcacaacatgttcctgacgtCTTCACAACGTGTTCCTGACTTGAAATTTCACCGACATTTAATGTCTCATCGGTTTTTAGTTTTCCTCAGTTTCTGTTTGGTCATCTAATGGTTTTCACATGTTTACACGTCCCAGACATGAACCTGGAGAGCTTCCTGCTTGTCCCCACGGCTACGACAGGCACTCCATCTCAAACTGGTGTTCCTGCGGCGTGGAGGCAGCGCACATGTTAGTCTGGTTGCTGCCTGAAGCTGAGGCTCCATGCGTCACAGTGTCGGGAGCGGAGTCCATCGGGGGTGCCATGGAGTCCAGTTCTGGAGACTTTCGTCCATAATAAAGCGCCCAGAGCAGCGTGAGGGTGAGCGCCATGGCCAGGATCTGAGCCACGCCGATAGACACGCCCAGGAAACGCAACGCCTGCAACTGCTTCGTCCCACGAATGAAACTGTAGATCTTTGGACCGCAGCCCTGAAACAAACAAGCGACACACATAGTCAGTTTGACCTTCGACCTCTGTGAACGTGGGACATGTCTCTACCAATGAGAGTCGGCCATGTCTCACCTCTTGGTAGAGGTCACTCAGATCATGGTAGCGGGCGTGGCGAGCGCAGCCTGGATACTGATCGGAGCAGCAGGAGTCAGGAGGCCACTCCATTTCTGTCATCTCCAGCCAATCAGTGAAGTACATCACTCCGCAGCATTTAAACTGGTCAACACACACAATTCAcactctgtgtatgtgtttgtgtgagtgtgtgtgtgtgtgtgtatgtgtgtgtgggtgtgtgtgttacctgtgtctGGAAGCTgttccaggtgtgtgtgagcCACTGGTATCTCTGCAGGCCGTAGTTTGACATCCGAGACTTAAGACTGATCATATCCGAGCGCTGCACTgatggctgcacacacacacacacaaacacccacacacacacacacacacacacacacacacacacacacacacacacacacacacacagtcaacttTAACAGGTGAGTTgtcatgacccccccccccttatcaGTCCTGATGATGGATCATCCTGAAGCCCTGCCCCTTCTGATAACAATCTGTCCTCACTACAATACCCACAATCCCCTGCAGGCAGGTGAAGCCTGAGctcagataacacacacactgatcaaactgtttatgtgtgtgtgtgtgtgtgtgtgggggggggggggggggggggttgtatgtttgtgtgtgcgtgtgtaagaGGAGATCCAGACATGTTTCAcatttcatgttatttttagtttcagtttgtatcagcagctgctcacacaccaacacacagttCACTACACGCTaccacacaacacactcttCTACATGTTCTACACAGTACAGTGTTGTGTAGCACATGTATATTAAACTGtatcacagacacactaacgtttgaatttgaatataaTTATGCGACAGTCTACAGTTTAATTGAACCTAGGTGTAATTTACTGTGTACAGACACTGGGGGATGCTATAGAGTTTTCTCACCTGGTCATACGTCCACACGGCGCTGGCCAGTTCAACGCAGAAGATCACCAGCAGACTGCACAGgtactgaaacacacactcagggttCATATGATATGATACGTGTGGTGGAAAGACATTTGATCTAATGCACTCGAATGTGATACAGGATAATGTAATGTTATAAAtgtttcccatcatgctctcTGATTGTCCTGACAGCTCCTCTTTCAGGGACAGGCCGAGGAGACGATCTCCTCCCATGCATATACACACCTGGCcccaggccccgccccctcagGTCACAGCCGACAGGTGACCTGGATCACACTCAGCCTTGTTGTCCTGGTGACagtgatgtgtgagtgtgtgtgtgtgtgtgggggggggggggtaacgaCAGGTGAGACCTACccaggagagcagcagcaggttacACCTGAGCGCTCCACAGTATCCCACCATTGCCACGATGATAAGGAAGCAGCACACGGCGATGATGACGGGATGAACAGCTGGAGAGTACGTGAGAATGGCCGCCTCCTccaacctgcacacacacattcggtTCACCTCTGACCTGTGTCAGACTAACGTGTCCGGCTAGCGTGTAAGAAGCAAATGTGTGCAGCAACAGACAGTAAAAATACCTCAGTACAGTAGTACTAGTAACTTTCTACAATTGGAGTAGTGCGATGTGTTTATGTGTCGCCACACCGCTTGAGCCTCCTCATCCACCAGGTGTCACTGTGTTACCTGACTCACCTGGTGTGAGCCGTCAGCGTCAGGACGGTGTTCAGAGAGTCTCGGATCCACGCGGCCACTCCCAACACACACGCTGACatcagctgaacacacacagaaataaacagatcAGTTTCTGCTGTCTACAAATAACATGTCGGAATGTGAGACACACActaaccctcacacacacacaaacccctaatcctcacacacacacacacagcctacTTTCACTTCAGACTTTAAATCAACACTATTTCACGTTAAAGCAGCAGTTTGATGAAGATTAgtttcctcttccactcctcagCCGGGGaccatgggtaatatccagcgttCAGGTGTGTTTCAGGTGAGTGGGACTATGCTGTCAGGGTGTGGAtgcaaatattataaatataatataaatatatttgggcTTGGTCACGTCAGCTCAGATTTTATTTCATATGTCTGTCATCAGGGGAAACGTGGCACTTGTATCCGCTTCAGCCGCTGTCTGAGTCTAcgctttactttactttactttactttactttactttactttactttactttactttactttactttacaagCTCTGTTCAATGCAAACTGTAatgtgactttgacctttgactcttTGGATCTTTTCATATAtgcttcaaaaaataaaaacatgaagttCAGTCATCCTATGTAAAGATTAACATGTGTGAGGTTTCACATGTAAAATGTTCTGATAATATCCTGAATTCATCACATGATAACAGCTGGAATCATGTTCACATGTCAAACAGTTTAACATGTGACTCTGGTTACAAAACATTCACTGAAAAtaaaggtgatgaagatgatgatggtgatgttaGTGATGGTATTAATaacagtgatgaagatgaaggtcTCACCCAGAAGAGCACGTTGAGTGCGTACAGCAGACACCTCAGACATCTCACCGCATCCTCACGAGCCATCCTGACCGACGCTCATCTGAGCCtgggttaccatggcaacatgCTTCTCAGGCTCAAGCCTTGTGCTTCGGTTTTACCGTCAGAGGAAACTTTAACAACTGGTGGTTCACAAATCACTCAGCACCAAACTCACACCTGATTCTGGACTGATCTGGATTCTGCAGAACTACAGAACTACACTCACCTCAGACAAGGACCAAAACTAGAGTCcagacagagtccagagtccagacagagaccagagtccagctgagaccagagaccaggaccagacagagaccagagtccagctgagaccagagaccaggaacagacagagaccagagtCCAGCTGAGACCAGGACCAGACAGAGACCAGAGTCCAGCTGAGACTAGAGACCAGAAGCTGACAGAGACCAGAGTCCAGCtaagaccagagaccagagtccagctgagaccagagaccaggaccagacAGAGACCAGAGTCCAGCTAGGTCATCAGCAGCTGATTTAAATCCTCAGTGACCTGCTTTAAAACCAGATCTGTGTCTCTGAGGACTGAGGCAGTGAACTGAAGCAGAACTAcaactgtctcctgctgctgcttcttctttctCGTCACTAATTAAACTCTCTGAgtagcagctctctctctctctctctctctttctgtgtcctccctccctctctggtcCTGGGGGAGGACAGAGGAATGTGTCCGCCTCCAGCCTCAGACTCAGGGTCACAGACGTCATGAAGCTGAGGACAGGACACAGACACGTGGAGGCCTCTGGTGGCTGCAAGGACTactgtccacatacttttggccaTATAGTCAATTTAATCTATATAGTTTGTGACGTGTGGTCGCAGAAAACTGTCTCATTATAACTTAATTCTGTCTGAATCATagtataaatgtaaatatattaaatatatttacctGAACACAAGCCACACCCACATACAGGTGTATAAAAattctttattgttttgttgcagTCAAACAGGacaatgaataaaagaataacCTCAATCATGTTCttcattatttaatgttttaactgATCTGAAGTTTAGAAAGAAGATTTTTATTCCTCAGGataaaatcattaaaacaaacacaggtttttatGGATCTGATCTAATGTCCTTAAAACAAACGAATTATTTTGCTATGACATAAAATTCAGAAATATGTATATGAATTGATATGAATATGTATTATCATTCAATATAcagaatatatattatatgacaAACCCTTGTTAGTTTACTGTTCATTACGCAGAACATTTGACATAAACACGTTTAAATATCTGAGTATTTTAtgctaaatgttgtttttgttaaaaattgaatattataattattatgattcACGATCACATCATAAATGTTGGAAACTCGTTCTGAACTCcaactcccatgatgcatctGTTCTAAGGACATACGTCACCGCCCGTGTGTGTTTTAACCAATCAGAAGACAGAGCCCGCTGACGTCAGCAGGTGTGACCTCAGTGTTTTTCTCACAGACGCAGCGGCTGCCGGCGCCatattggaaaaaaataatagtTTGATAAAACGCGTGAAACGTGTGATTAGTCGCCATGTTGTACCTGGAGGATTACCTGGAGAGTGAGTATGCGACCCGCACGTTGCGGTGGGGGGGCTGTTTGTGCGTTTTCTGCGGTAAATGTGCGGTGTTTCCGGCCTGTGCCGCTCCGGCCGTTAGCTTAGCAACATTAGCACGTAACGGCTGTTTCTTCTCTGGCAGTGATCGAGCAGCTTCCCATGGACCTGCGCGACAGGTTCACGGAAATGAGGGAGATGGACCTGCAGGTTCAGAGtatgttacacacacagtacacacacaatacacacggtacacagagtacacacacaatacacacggTACACAgagtacacaaaacacacacacggtacaCAGAGTACAcaaagtacacacagtacagacacaggacacacacagtacagacacaggacacacacagtaaacacattatacacactgtacacactatACACACGGTACACACAGAGTACACGCATTACAAACACGGtacaaacacagtacacacagtacaaacgatgtacacacattacacacacagtacacgcATTACACACAGGACACAGCGTACACACCGTAGAAACACAGTACACGCATTACACCCACAGTACACACACGGTacaaacaggacacacacagtacagacgGTACACACGCATTACACACAGTACACtcagagtacacacacacacacacacacactgtaaacagtGTACTCAAAGTATGCACAGAgtacacactgtaaacacacagtgCTCAAAGTACACACAGAGTGGATTTTCAAATGTTAAATCAGCCAGAAAACTACATCTGAACATGTGTAGAATTAAAGTCAAGAGTTTATACTGAGCTGATAAAGCTCAGATTAACAGGAAGCAGCAGTGATGTGGGCTGATGCTGATTATTGTGATATTCAAATCATCAGTTTGAGTTTTAATGTGGCAGCAATCAACTTGTGAAATACTCCCACTGTActtaaagctttatttacacatAGATAGTACGCAATACCAACAATGATGTCACAAAATCTGGCCAATCAGCGAGGAGCCGCTGACCAGACAGGAAGGATTCTGTTTTCACCGGCTGATGATTAGAGATCCTTGTATTGTTGAAGAGTAACTCACAGGTTTCTGAATGTTCCTGTTACAGACGCCACTGATCAGCTGGAGCAGAAAGTGATCGAGTTCTTTGTCAACGCAAAGAAGAACAAACCTGAGTGGAGAGAGGAACAGATGGAGGTTATTAAAAAGGTCAGAAATCACGACTGAAACCAGACGTTAATTCATCTTTTTCAACAGGAAACTCCATCTTTTGATGTTTAGATCATGCTCCTCCACTGAACTACATTCAAACGAGTAAATCTCACTGTTGAAATTCATCAGTGCCGCCATGGTTATGCCTGTCAGAGTTTTTCGTTTTAGATTTAAACTCTTGTGTTCTAGTCTTGACGAACAGAGACTTTGGTAAACAGATACACAGACACCCttgttctcttcctgattggttcttatcagtcagtAAAATGAAACAGTATTGGTGTGGATCAGCGGGAGAGGTACGGAtagatgctgtgtgtgtttaccagctGTGAATCGTTGCAGTGGGATAGGGTTTATACTGGTCACCAGGGATCAACTGGTTTTTACAAACTATGGTTTCCTAATGTCACAGTTTCATAGCCATAAGAATAAAAACTAATTAAGCAATCTTACTATGGTGTCCTGCATCGTGCGcgttgtttgtgtatgtgcggTGCACTAGTTGTGCGTGCGGCCCACTTCCCTGAGTGTGAGCCGAGAAGACACGTTCTgtaaaaacaggaaactgacGTACCAGCCGGAAATCTGCAGCGTGGCAGCATTTTAGTTTTCTAAGAAGTGATCGGGGAAGTAGGTGGATATCCAATCTTCtgatcagttgtcacttggactcaaagatgaagtgATAATGTTTCAGTTGTCAAAGGAACCGTGACCTTTATATGAATCTGGGAGGAAAGTATGTACACAGATACTGCTCTATATGTCAGAGGTACCAGCCGTAGTGTGGTAATTCCATTTTCTTCACACACGACTCCTGTCATGTTGATCAATCAGCTGATCATTGATTGTGTATCTGCAGtgagaggttatgtttttattaaaacgTGTGTGATCACTTTGTTCTTGTTTCAGGATTATTACAAAGCTCTGGAAGACGCAGATGAAAAGGttcagctggccaatcagatttaTGATCTGGTGAGTAGGCGGTGCTTAAAGATGAGTCTCTATAAGCTGGACGACAAACGCGTCACATAAACATGGTTATTGCAGAAGATTATAC encodes:
- the tspan12 gene encoding tetraspanin-12, with the translated sequence MAREDAVRCLRCLLYALNVLFWLMSACVLGVAAWIRDSLNTVLTLTAHTRLEEAAILTYSPAVHPVIIAVCCFLIIVAMVGYCGALRCNLLLLSWYLCSLLVIFCVELASAVWTYDQPSVQRSDMISLKSRMSNYGLQRYQWLTHTWNSFQTQFKCCGVMYFTDWLEMTEMEWPPDSCCSDQYPGCARHARYHDLSDLYQEGCGPKIYSFIRGTKQLQALRFLGVSIGVAQILAMALTLTLLWALYYGRKSPELDSMAPPMDSAPDTVTHGASASGSNQTNMCAASTPQEHQFEMECLS